One Amaranthus tricolor cultivar Red isolate AtriRed21 chromosome 10, ASM2621246v1, whole genome shotgun sequence genomic window carries:
- the LOC130825468 gene encoding uncharacterized protein LOC130825468, protein MMNANSQVSDKKHRLIATKLVSTLKLLVDWKSYQQLGINPRARVAILVDPAWDAAEKGEWSKKISEEREVVSLLLNLDKLTVNSPSIPELPEKLSLSKLEYVFGFIQPTYRRNQEPPKLIQGSLGDGDLTVCYRNYITFRTSPEENIVGSSNPQPQASKAESEDISNAL, encoded by the coding sequence ATGATGAACGCTAATTCCCAGGTTAGCGATAAGAAACACCGGCTGATCGCAACAAAACTGGTGTCGACTTTAAAGCTTTTAGTTGATTGGAAAAGCTATCAACAACTTGGCATCAATCCTAGAGCAAGAGTCGCAATCCTTGTTGACCCGGCATGGGATGCCGCAGAGAAGGGGGAGTGGTCTAAAAAGATTAGTGAGGAGAGGGAGGTAGTTTCTCTGCTCCTTAATCTGGACAAATTGACCGTGAACTCTCCCTCAATTCCTGAACTTCCGGAGAAACTCTCACTATCCAAGCTCGAGTATGTGTTTGGATTTATCCAACCTACTTATCGACGAAACCAAGAACCTCCAAAGCTTATCCAGGGATCTCTTGGGGATGGAGACTTAACAGTTTGTTATCGAAACTATATAACTTTCAGAACATCTCCTGAAGAGAACATTGTCGGGTCATCCAATCCCCAGCCGCAGGCGTCAAAAGCTGAAAGTGAAGATATTTCGAACGCTTTGTAG